The following coding sequences are from one Pigmentibacter sp. JX0631 window:
- a CDS encoding efflux transporter outer membrane subunit, translating into MKLNQITKIGILSFFFFTKCTVGPDYQKIVTDRPEFFKETKSGNWKTAEPKDDIFKGKWWEIYNDPYLNELEEQIETTNHNILASIAQMDQAQALLGQSKSNYFPTIGANSGITRQRQGSGYSQNPTETTNYSVNLNATWIPDLWGNIRRSVEANEAAFQASEAQVENIKLSVHASLAQYYFQLRTVDKNQVILNEIAECTKRQLEMIYRSKELGTANSIEVQKLESQYDLAKLNAEDNSILREQYEHAIAIILGKSPAEFSLEIKNTNIQIPILPMVLPSELLERRPDIAQAERLVAQANAQIGIAKAAYFPNLNLSSNVGYSSNDISNLFTLPTLIWSVGASLAETIFDAGSRKDKVEAAEANYRAVVNQYKQTVLQALQNVEDNLSAFNHLKSEELFQFNSMNKIESIYNLSNEQFEQGIINNIDLLTAKINLQNSKKSLNDLINKRVLNSVNLIASLGGGWKQFFMK; encoded by the coding sequence AGACCTGAATTTTTTAAAGAAACAAAAAGCGGTAATTGGAAAACAGCAGAACCTAAAGATGATATTTTCAAAGGTAAATGGTGGGAAATTTATAATGATCCTTATCTAAATGAACTAGAAGAGCAAATAGAAACTACCAACCATAATATTTTAGCTAGCATTGCACAAATGGATCAAGCTCAGGCTCTTTTAGGACAAAGTAAAAGTAATTACTTTCCCACAATTGGAGCAAATTCAGGAATAACACGTCAAAGACAAGGATCAGGTTATTCACAAAATCCAACAGAAACAACAAATTATTCAGTAAATTTAAATGCAACATGGATTCCTGATCTTTGGGGAAATATAAGGAGATCTGTAGAAGCTAATGAAGCAGCTTTTCAAGCTAGTGAAGCGCAAGTTGAAAATATAAAATTATCTGTCCATGCATCGCTAGCGCAATATTATTTTCAACTTAGAACAGTAGATAAAAATCAAGTTATTCTAAATGAAATTGCAGAATGCACAAAAAGACAATTAGAAATGATTTATAGAAGTAAAGAATTAGGGACTGCTAATTCTATTGAGGTACAAAAACTAGAATCTCAATATGATTTAGCCAAACTTAATGCCGAAGATAACTCTATTTTGCGAGAACAATATGAACATGCAATTGCAATAATATTAGGAAAATCTCCGGCGGAATTCTCTTTAGAAATTAAAAATACTAATATTCAAATCCCAATTTTACCTATGGTTTTACCATCAGAGTTACTAGAAAGAAGACCGGATATTGCACAAGCTGAACGCCTTGTTGCACAAGCTAATGCACAAATTGGTATTGCGAAAGCTGCTTATTTTCCTAATTTAAATTTAAGTTCGAATGTTGGTTATTCTAGTAATGATATTTCTAATTTATTTACTTTACCTACTCTTATTTGGTCTGTTGGAGCAAGTTTAGCTGAAACAATTTTCGACGCTGGTTCAAGGAAAGATAAAGTTGAAGCAGCTGAGGCTAATTACAGAGCTGTTGTTAATCAATACAAACAAACGGTATTACAAGCTCTTCAAAATGTTGAAGATAATTTAAGTGCATTTAATCACTTGAAAAGTGAAGAACTTTTTCAGTTCAATTCAATGAACAAAATTGAATCTATTTATAATTTAAGTAATGAACAATTTGAACAGGGAATAATAAATAATATAGATTTACTAACCGCTAAAATAAATTTGCAAAATAGTAAAAAATCATTAAATGATTTAATCAATAAAAGAGTTTTAAATTCTGTTAATCTTATCGCATCTTTGGGAGGTGGTTGGAAACAATTTTTTATGAAGTGA
- a CDS encoding AzlD domain-containing protein produces the protein MSLTELLILISVIAVITFLLRIVPFILPKKIIQNDFMLSFGKKLPPGIMIILFLYSAGLFEEHIQRSFVFSSFLAAIPVILFFVWKRNATISIFIGILSFYFFYSYLKV, from the coding sequence ATGTCATTAACTGAGTTGCTAATTTTAATTTCCGTCATCGCAGTCATTACCTTTTTATTAAGAATAGTACCTTTTATATTACCCAAAAAAATTATTCAAAATGATTTTATGTTAAGTTTTGGGAAAAAATTGCCACCAGGAATTATGATTATTTTATTTTTGTATTCGGCTGGTCTTTTTGAAGAGCATATTCAAAGATCTTTTGTATTTTCAAGTTTTTTAGCTGCAATTCCAGTTATTCTTTTTTTTGTATGGAAAAGAAATGCTACAATTTCTATTTTTATAGGGATTTTAAGCTTTTACTTTTTTTACAGTTATCTTAAAGTTTAG
- a CDS encoding AzlC family ABC transporter permease — MEYNFQKSPIKEAFIDSIPAMTGYIPIGLSFGIVCQKLSYPWFIAPLISLFIYAGASQFILVSMLIANSSFWSIVYLTAIVNLRHVFYGFSFLDKFKTNVLLKTYMVSALTDESYALLANNPKAYNNTYSFYISFLSHFYWVFGTFLGVYCYSLMGHFDTEFLVYALTALFLIMALDGLISSKYYMSVILGTICFFISFFCFKRNLLLAVVLYFIFMLIYEWYKIYGKKHVIN, encoded by the coding sequence ATGGAATATAATTTTCAGAAAAGCCCTATTAAAGAAGCTTTTATAGATAGTATTCCTGCCATGACGGGTTATATCCCGATTGGGCTTTCATTTGGAATAGTCTGTCAAAAATTAAGTTATCCCTGGTTTATTGCTCCTTTAATTAGTTTGTTTATATATGCAGGAGCATCTCAATTTATTTTAGTAAGTATGCTTATAGCAAATAGTTCATTTTGGAGTATTGTTTATTTAACTGCTATAGTTAATTTACGGCATGTATTTTATGGGTTTTCATTCCTTGATAAATTTAAAACAAATGTTTTATTAAAAACTTATATGGTTTCTGCTTTAACAGATGAGTCTTATGCGTTACTTGCAAACAATCCTAAAGCTTATAACAATACATATAGTTTTTATATTTCTTTTTTAAGTCATTTTTATTGGGTTTTTGGAACTTTTCTAGGTGTATACTGCTACTCTCTTATGGGACATTTTGATACTGAATTTTTAGTTTATGCTTTAACGGCTCTTTTTCTAATTATGGCATTGGATGGTTTAATTTCATCGAAATATTATATGTCTGTCATATTGGGAACAATCTGTTTCTTTATTTCTTTTTTTTGCTTCAAAAGAAATTTATTGCTCGCAGTAGTTCTTTACTTCATTTTTATGCTTATTTATGAATGGTATAAAATTTATGGGAAAAAACATGTCATTAACTGA
- a CDS encoding class I SAM-dependent methyltransferase: MQKDLFEENKLIIENLESSEFLLQTLEKKWIEIQNGIDCSYILVMKSTIEYTVLMNCVNNFFNRNEFIWKINYLINITDENHIEIYSFLNHNLNYENRLLSDIEIYLKNLTPLSYLKQTLISEFNSIKKRKFNAPNFIKNENEKLLTSVYANPDEWNLFENKIDVNSYNFFEAVHPAYAYQVISIYKFLLKNNVDTNYFIDIGSGPGTAIQMLLELLDSYAQVDLIEPSPTAFTYLKERFKDNHFVHPFLKGFFDYYPSKTLNLAISIGASHHFNTHFLFQHANKILANGGYLLISDEFLSPFKTKIERYENIIKHHLGYIIDILKLAPQINEIPKNCTDDEIQLIKLSHKMFPKINILALSGKVSEAEIMCRELLIGMSDLLKNNFNISNSFIAYYRLSFLELQALVAGLDYEVECKTSVENLISMAIENDFEIILHERIYSTSKGSFYNSGTHLVCFRKNNNRN; the protein is encoded by the coding sequence ATGCAGAAGGATCTGTTTGAAGAAAATAAATTAATAATAGAAAATCTTGAGAGTAGTGAGTTTTTATTACAAACTTTAGAAAAAAAATGGATTGAAATTCAAAATGGTATTGATTGTAGTTATATCCTAGTAATGAAATCAACAATTGAATATACTGTTCTTATGAATTGCGTAAACAATTTTTTTAATCGCAATGAATTTATTTGGAAAATTAATTATTTAATTAATATTACGGATGAAAATCATATAGAAATATATTCATTTCTTAATCATAATTTAAATTATGAAAATAGATTATTAAGCGATATAGAAATTTATTTAAAGAACTTAACTCCATTGTCATATTTGAAACAAACATTAATAAGTGAATTCAATAGTATTAAAAAAAGAAAATTTAACGCTCCAAATTTTATAAAAAATGAGAATGAAAAACTTTTAACATCTGTATATGCTAATCCGGATGAATGGAATTTATTTGAAAATAAAATCGATGTTAATTCATATAATTTTTTTGAAGCGGTGCATCCCGCTTATGCATATCAAGTTATAAGTATTTATAAATTTTTACTAAAAAACAATGTAGACACTAATTATTTTATTGATATTGGCTCTGGTCCTGGAACCGCCATCCAAATGTTACTAGAACTTTTAGATTCTTATGCTCAAGTTGATTTAATTGAACCAAGTCCAACAGCTTTCACATATTTAAAGGAAAGATTTAAAGATAATCACTTTGTACATCCTTTTTTAAAAGGTTTTTTTGATTACTACCCAAGTAAAACCTTAAATTTAGCAATTTCGATTGGTGCTTCCCATCATTTTAATACACATTTTTTATTTCAGCATGCAAACAAAATTTTAGCAAATGGAGGATATTTATTGATTTCTGATGAATTTTTATCACCATTTAAAACAAAAATAGAAAGATATGAAAATATAATTAAACATCATCTTGGATATATCATTGATATTTTAAAATTAGCTCCTCAAATTAATGAAATACCAAAAAATTGTACCGATGATGAAATACAATTAATAAAATTATCTCATAAGATGTTTCCAAAAATTAATATTTTGGCTTTGAGCGGAAAAGTTTCAGAAGCAGAAATTATGTGTAGAGAGTTACTTATAGGAATGAGTGATCTACTTAAAAATAACTTCAATATTTCTAACTCTTTTATAGCTTATTATCGATTATCATTTTTAGAACTACAAGCATTAGTTGCTGGTTTAGATTATGAAGTAGAGTGTAAAACAAGTGTAGAAAATTTAATATCAATGGCTATTGAAAATGATTTTGAAATCATACTACATGAAAGAATTTATTCAACATCAAAGGGTAGTTTTTATAACTCAGGTACCCATTTAGTTTGTTTCAGGAAAAATAATAATAGGAATTAG
- a CDS encoding nucleoside monophosphate kinase — MSLNRVAYELESKIKVERVSLRGPGVLILTGPSSCGKGEVASALSKVMSIPQDAHLSMGEILRNTFQKAKNDKSYAKLLAENYKLSADSNIFDCVDTTEELTKKVLNYLPEMQVYFKRQDMDKFTSQLEWLEFCTMNGLLVPNRWTQDFIVAHIEHNSSFKVNPFILDGYPRTVKAAQHLIAFLRRFNIPVIKVLHLSISKQEMLSRATKRGRADDDETSLLSRYQFYIENVHPSVDYLKTELGSDAIALVDAHQPVYKLIGEQKIFDLEKSILNVVSSSLRSLGVSRMTVKDLLDQLSTNEK, encoded by the coding sequence ATGAGTTTGAATCGTGTAGCTTATGAACTTGAATCAAAGATTAAAGTAGAGCGTGTTTCATTAAGAGGACCGGGAGTTTTGATATTAACTGGACCATCTAGTTGCGGAAAAGGAGAGGTGGCATCGGCGCTTTCTAAAGTTATGTCAATACCGCAAGATGCACATCTTTCTATGGGTGAAATATTAAGAAATACTTTTCAAAAAGCAAAGAATGATAAAAGTTATGCTAAACTCTTAGCAGAAAATTATAAACTTTCAGCAGATTCGAATATTTTTGATTGCGTAGATACAACTGAAGAATTGACTAAAAAAGTTTTAAATTATTTACCTGAAATGCAAGTCTATTTTAAAAGACAAGATATGGATAAATTTACTAGTCAGCTAGAGTGGCTGGAATTTTGTACTATGAATGGATTACTTGTTCCAAATCGTTGGACACAAGACTTTATTGTTGCACATATAGAACACAATTCAAGTTTTAAAGTAAATCCATTTATTCTTGATGGCTATCCTAGAACAGTGAAAGCAGCTCAACATTTAATAGCATTTCTAAGAAGATTTAATATTCCAGTTATTAAAGTATTACATTTAAGTATTAGTAAACAAGAAATGTTGTCAAGAGCAACTAAAAGAGGAAGAGCGGATGATGATGAAACTTCTTTACTTAGTCGTTATCAATTTTATATAGAAAATGTTCATCCTAGCGTTGATTATCTTAAGACTGAATTAGGTTCAGACGCTATAGCTTTAGTAGATGCCCATCAGCCGGTTTACAAACTTATTGGTGAACAAAAAATATTTGATTTAGAAAAATCAATCCTAAATGTTGTTTCGTCATCTCTAAGAAGCTTGGGGGTATCTAGAATGACTGTTAAAGATTTACTTGATCAACTTTCTACGAATGAAAAGTAA
- the dapA gene encoding 4-hydroxy-tetrahydrodipicolinate synthase, whose protein sequence is MSHLPFSGVMTAIITPFLPTGEIDFNSFEKIILKQKKSGINGIVVLGTTGENVTLSDQESEALVLKALNYQEDSFHIYVGTGTNYTKSTIEKSIKFANILGKNRNKANGIMLVTPYYNKPSQSCLVKHYSEVSKLLKDTAICIYNVPGRTGITILPNTLAKIVEENSNIVAIKEAAGNVNSIVEMRNILNLNKKSDVRILSGDDATYAPALMCGADGVISVTSHIIPKTLLKIKDSFFNGNIKEAQKLHLSSYCINNGIFALPNPIGVKGMLAYLGECENILRAPLYPAEQHEEELLRGILKQLKQNNIPDEILL, encoded by the coding sequence TTGAGTCACTTACCTTTTTCAGGCGTTATGACCGCCATCATTACCCCATTTTTGCCCACCGGTGAAATAGATTTTAATTCTTTTGAAAAAATAATACTAAAGCAAAAAAAATCTGGAATTAATGGAATTGTAGTTTTAGGAACCACTGGTGAAAATGTTACTTTATCTGATCAAGAGTCTGAAGCTTTGGTGCTAAAAGCTCTAAATTATCAAGAAGATTCTTTTCATATCTATGTTGGAACAGGTACAAATTACACTAAATCTACCATAGAAAAAAGCATAAAATTTGCAAATATTTTGGGAAAAAATAGAAATAAGGCAAATGGAATAATGCTTGTAACTCCTTACTACAATAAACCAAGCCAATCCTGTTTAGTTAAACATTATTCAGAAGTTTCTAAATTACTTAAAGATACAGCAATTTGTATCTACAATGTGCCAGGCAGGACAGGAATTACCATTCTCCCAAATACATTAGCTAAGATAGTTGAAGAAAATTCAAATATAGTTGCAATCAAAGAAGCAGCTGGAAATGTTAACTCAATTGTTGAAATGAGAAATATATTAAACTTAAATAAAAAAAGTGATGTAAGAATATTGTCAGGCGATGATGCTACATACGCTCCTGCATTAATGTGCGGTGCAGATGGAGTTATTTCTGTTACTTCTCACATTATTCCAAAAACCCTCTTAAAAATTAAGGATAGTTTTTTTAATGGGAATATTAAGGAAGCACAAAAATTACATTTGTCTTCTTACTGTATAAACAATGGAATTTTTGCTCTTCCTAATCCTATAGGTGTGAAAGGAATGCTCGCTTATTTAGGTGAGTGTGAAAATATTTTGCGAGCACCTTTATATCCCGCAGAACAGCATGAAGAAGAACTGCTAAGAGGAATTTTAAAACAATTAAAACAAAATAATATACCAGACGAAATTTTATTATAG
- a CDS encoding glutathione peroxidase, producing the protein MTQESIYDFEVKDIEGNTKKLIEFKGNALLVVNTASKCGFTPQFEGLEKLYQSFQSKGLKILGFPCNQFGSQEPGNEEEIKNFCSLNYNVSFPMFAKVEVNGANAHPLYKYLKKNSKGFLGTEFIKWNFTKFLIGKNGEVLKRYAPTDTPDQIAKDIEELLN; encoded by the coding sequence ATGACACAAGAGTCTATTTATGATTTTGAAGTTAAAGACATCGAAGGTAATACTAAGAAATTAATTGAGTTTAAAGGTAACGCTTTATTAGTTGTAAATACTGCTAGTAAATGTGGATTTACCCCTCAATTTGAGGGGTTAGAGAAACTTTATCAAAGTTTTCAGTCGAAAGGGCTTAAAATATTAGGGTTTCCTTGTAATCAATTTGGTAGTCAAGAACCAGGAAATGAGGAAGAAATAAAAAATTTCTGTTCCTTAAATTATAATGTTTCATTTCCAATGTTTGCTAAAGTTGAAGTGAATGGAGCAAATGCGCATCCGTTATATAAATATTTAAAGAAAAATAGCAAAGGATTTCTTGGAACTGAATTTATAAAATGGAATTTTACTAAATTTTTAATTGGGAAAAACGGAGAAGTTTTAAAAAGGTATGCTCCGACCGACACTCCAGATCAAATCGCTAAGGATATTGAAGAGCTTTTAAACTAA